The sequence below is a genomic window from Pseudomonadota bacterium.
ATATCTTCCTTCTTTATTTTTGACTCGTCATATTTAACCATTGCACTTCCAATCTGAACGTCACTCTGCAATATAGCTGGAATGCCACCAAGTGCCTTTTTTACAGCCATTACACAATGTTGACAGCTCATGCCTTCAATCTTTATTGTTGTTTCTGCCATTATAACCCCCTTCTTGTTATTGAGTATGTATATTATAGCACGAAAACGATAGGACTGTTAGCCCCTTTTATATAGTTTCCTGTCCCTAACGGTTCTTTACATTTCAAAGAGAAAGGGAGTTCCCTGTAGCACGACATCACA
It includes:
- a CDS encoding cation transporter, producing the protein MAETTIKIEGMSCQHCVMAVKKALGGIPAILQSDVQIGSAMVKYDESKIKKEDIESKIEKAGYKVVK